The genomic interval GCGGTATCGTGCGTCGGCGCAGCGTCGGCAGAGTCGCCGAGCTCAGCGCCCTCATCGCCCGCGACGCTCTCGCGGGCAGCATAGGTATCGGCCACACCCGTTGGGCGACCCACGGCGGAGTCGTCGAGCACAATGCCCATCCGCTCCTCTCGGGGGAGGACATTGCCGTCGTCCACAATGGCATCATTGAGAATTTCGCCGAGTTACGCCAGGAACTTCAGGCGCAAGGTTATGTCTTCAGCTCGGAAACGGACACCGAGGTCATCGCCCATCTGGTCCATCGCGAGCGATCCCGCCAGCCCGATCTGCTGAGCGCCTGTCGGGCCGCCATGGGTCAACTGCGCGGGGCCTTTGCGATCGCTGTACTGAGTCGTAGCGATCCCGATCGTCTTTGCGTCGCTCGTATGGGCTGCCCGCTCTTGCTGGGACTGGCCGAGAGTGGCCAGTATTTTGCGTCCGATGTCGCTGCACTCCTGCCGGTGACCCGGCGAGTCGTGTATCTTGAGGACGGTGATCTGGCCGAAGTCACGCGCAGCGGTATTCGTATCGAGGATGCCCGTGGTCAGGTGGTCGCGCGCCAGGAACACTGGAGCCAGTTGAGCCCCGCAGCCATCGATCTTGGCCCGTATCGTCACTTCATGCAGAAAGAGATCCACGAGCAACCTCGGGCCATAGCCGACACCCTGGAGGGCGCCTTGCAGGGTCCCTTCTCTTTGCAGGATCTCTGGGGGCAGGATGCACGTGAACGCCTGGCGCACGTGGAGCGTGTACTTTTTCTGGCCTCGGGTACTAGCCACTACGCGAGCCTGGTGGGGCGTCAGTGGGTCGAGACCATCGCCGGCATACCTGCCCATGCCGAGCTCGGGCACGAGTATCGCTATCGCGACTCCATTCCCAACCCAAACCAGCTCATCGTCACCTTGTCGCAGTCCGGCGAGACCCTCGATACCTGGGAAGCGCTGCGCCGGGCCAAGGATCTCGGGCACGAGGAGACTTTGTCCATCTGCAATGTGGCGGAAAGTGCCATCCCCCGGGCCTCGGCCCTACGCTTCATTACCCGGGCTGGGCCGGAAATCGGGGTCGCCTCCACCAAGGCCTTTACCACTCAGCTGGTGGCCCTCTACCTCCTGGCATTGTCTTTGGCCATTCTGCGCGGTCGCCTGGATGATGTGAGCCTCGCGCAGCACCTGGAGCACCTGCGCGAGTTGCCGGGTGGGGTGCAGCAGGCCCTCAACCTCGAACCGCAGATCCAGTTGTGGGCGCAGCGCTTTGCCGACAAGGATCACGCCCTT from Acidithiobacillus caldus ATCC 51756 carries:
- the glmS gene encoding glutamine--fructose-6-phosphate transaminase (isomerizing); this translates as MCGIVGGVADGDVLPHILEGLRRLEYRGYDSAGVALVSAAGGIVRRRSVGRVAELSALIARDALAGSIGIGHTRWATHGGVVEHNAHPLLSGEDIAVVHNGIIENFAELRQELQAQGYVFSSETDTEVIAHLVHRERSRQPDLLSACRAAMGQLRGAFAIAVLSRSDPDRLCVARMGCPLLLGLAESGQYFASDVAALLPVTRRVVYLEDGDLAEVTRSGIRIEDARGQVVARQEHWSQLSPAAIDLGPYRHFMQKEIHEQPRAIADTLEGALQGPFSLQDLWGQDARERLAHVERVLFLASGTSHYASLVGRQWVETIAGIPAHAELGHEYRYRDSIPNPNQLIVTLSQSGETLDTWEALRRAKDLGHEETLSICNVAESAIPRASALRFITRAGPEIGVASTKAFTTQLVALYLLALSLAILRGRLDDVSLAQHLEHLRELPGGVQQALNLEPQIQLWAQRFADKDHALFLGRGLHYPIALEGALKLKEISYIHAEAYPAGELKHGPLALVDQHMPVVVIAPNDRLLEKLAANMQEVRARGGELYVFADLDSHFEAAAGIHVIRLPRHAGLLSPVLHAIPVQLLAYHAALVKGTDVDRPRNLAKAVTVE